In Dermochelys coriacea isolate rDerCor1 chromosome 10, rDerCor1.pri.v4, whole genome shotgun sequence, one DNA window encodes the following:
- the CEP152 gene encoding centrosomal protein of 152 kDa isoform X1, with amino-acid sequence MYCPDQQIEGQYMAIYRNLSEGLEEQVHSIQDSLLQLQQLLTDLPHDMLDDSGDQLSNYSDCSIQEDAEQAHEPWEHEARWNDHLLITNPQSGYEQGQNLYPEQFLYDQGNNHGETHASNWTDQHNTDKERCIYEIKEDYSDRQSEEDSDDVYLGRDGYKAPSHCQQNNVYHLPENFRPYTNGDTQELNNQQNKIVKFPDAPKEHLKQFGASEVANGQTVEHYKVTYKPYQNAIQQKIPITQDATGRNEVLEELQREFLGTEENLADNMQILQLQVLNKARERQLEELTEKMEKSAQQIRYLNHQLAMVKDEKDGLALSLQESQKLYQNGKEREVHLEGQIKALETQIQTLTANEEQLFKQSKVAELAMESMQQQLLELRRSDSLQRAREQHETIVAALKQKYEEQVLSLEQKLDATNSALQEQKDLCCNLREHVKQLERMLEESKLEKTEIINRLTRSLEESQKQCANLLQTGSIQETNQLRLQLQQAQSAQLISNNMNKTLQEELTELKEEIALYESAAKLGVFLNDASGELHVDMTDSYVDLGIKKVNWKKARFHSTVQNRDLDKEFSKDELILELKTEMERLLGSNKMKRNQISQLQNDLKDCQRTTEELKQLLKTDKTANENEPKISSVENLTETLWSTPSASDNYLQKELLRLRKVNQDLQQEAENYSLCIQELKASEEKLKIANQDLCSQMRQMIQDLDRDKQEAVDRCERTYQQHHEDTIAQLREDFMERLAAEKEQLIQAYEETISRLKADMDELNKEMTAVKECYIAVCGEKDALETTLRKKLEQEQQSKEEKFKKQLLEEKEESLNHLRTELEEKHRNSIITAKSQWVKEKEVNIKQQVENEVALAKVQWDKEQKEIKEQAIQKIEREWQGRLDRTLEETKKTLVELQDCGSQTDQVTITDETSSKEIAMMIEEQKLQLEEALKEKEKAVREALKELETELDRKHHENIANQVETALTKAHAGWLKELTELEEYKANLKAEREKWEKEYEINAAKQLSLVLSAAEEKWKKQLENTEKSGARTKELEEKILSLRRELELKKEEIPATVKAELAQARTQWNKEKQEEILQLQEQNERDYRSFLDDHRNKINEVLVTAKEDLVKQKNELLIQKEAELKMCLDQKQREWAAQETKRLQEEIHQYEEKILIELEFLLGEIHEELVKNRNNEHTWQNTCSSSALQLNHQYKEKLKASLQKAYRCTVHTILEKARQEWREKHEELVFSLKETEHSCKQNGEGETGDQARPPMYDVGLQVEIQRILRRQPPLQDTEMDNDQKCKKRNLWSHEDFCRDHCCQQLETKERECQDLKRKLEKACRHLQLAVREHKAKVEQIQENERVLEALMEENCEMKMKLNDLKTCNAPPRSLSEGAISKPCTSCDGVKGLEEMRSQYIKAVGKIKGDMLRYIHESKERAAEMIKAEVLRERQETARKMRKYYLICLQQLLIDDGKHEGAEKKIMNAASKLATMAKVLETPVRSTPQNKNAHSTLPLNSELPTGVEQSKRNHIHQTRLAHMESKSCGESIAKKASDQVVQKRVPYNLRQQLDAVEAETQFGLYERVTSNIQSSGSTSKQPADNSRDTMLEFCPAEDGGRHRNGYVSNTDQGLTNTASTTALQKASSCVPQVKFGNTHTPSSINSFSDSGPAHVMFENQIQRPVLNKFNCNQPNMYGEATSERTQGFDIQETPVREDGSSADWSSVSGSLHLDSGDMPFLYPVQKASSNAEAQHMACEQFPMTNLFPNADENVGTFCRQLTSKAKILGAKSEAILYSNEQLNVNPGHNSYRNAEKSNSDVSQQRNATPYSNIGKGYNQHSRKLILDAKSFQQDSGFDSPLSNLN; translated from the exons atgtactgCCCAGATCAACAAATTGAGGGTCAATATATGGCTATATACAGAAACCTTTCTGAAGGTTTGGAAGAACAGGTACATTCTATACAAGATTCCTTACTCCAA TTGCAACAACTATTAACAGACCTTCCCCATGACATGCTGGATGATAGTGGAGACCAGCTCTCTAATTACTCTGATTGTAGCATACAAGAGGATGCAGAGCA agCACATGAACCCTGGGAACATGAGGCCAGGTGGAATGATCATCTGCTGATAACTAATCCCCAAAGT GGCTATGAACAGGGACAGAATTTGTATCCTGAACAGTTCCTGTATGACCAAGGAAATAATCATGGTGAAACACATGCCAGTAATTGGACTGACCAGCACAATACAGACAAGGAAAGATGCATTTACGAAATTAAAGAGGACTATTCTGATAGACAGAGTGAAGAGGATTCTGATGATGTGTATCTCGGCAGAGATGGGTATAAAGCACCAAGTCATTGCCAACAGAACAATGTATATCATCTCCCAGAAAATTTTAGACCATACACAAATGGCGATACACAGGAATTAAAtaaccaacaaaacaaaatagtaaaGTTTCCAGATGCTCCGAAGGAACATCTGAAG CAATTTGGTGCATCTGAAGTTGCTAACGGCCAAACTGTGGAACATTACAAAGTGACGTATAAACCATATCAAAATGCCATTCAGCAAAAAATCCCAATAACCCAAGATGCAACAGGAAGAAATGAAGTGCTTGAAGAGCTGCAACGGGAGTTTTTGGGTACTGAGGAGA ATTTGGCGGACAATATGCAGATTCTTCAACTTCAGGTTCTTAataaagcaagagagagacaacTGGAAGAACTTACTGAAAAGATGGAAAAGAGTGCACAGCAGATTAGGTATCTGAATCATCAGCTTGCAATGGTCAAAG aTGAAAAGGATGGCTTGGCACTCAGCCTCCAGGAATCCCAGAAACTGTATCAAAATGGAAAAGAACGGGAGGTACATCTTGAAGGTCAAATTAAAGCACTTGAAACCCAAATTCAAACTCTTACTGCCAATGAGGAGCAG CTATTCAAACAATCCAAAGTGGCAGAGTTAGCCATGGAAAgcatgcagcagcagctgttagAGCTTCGGCGTTCTGACTCTCTTCAGCGAGCCAGAGAACAGCATGAGACCATAGTTGCAGCCCTGAAGCAGAAGTATGAAGAGCAAGTATTGTCATTAGAACAGAAACTTGATGCTACAAACTCTGCACTGCAGGAGCAG AAGGATCTTTGCTGTAATCTAAGGGAACATGTGAAGCAACTCGAAAGAATGCTAGAAGAAAGCAAACTAGAAAAAACGGAGATAATCAATCGACTGACAAGGAGCCTAGAAGAAAGCCAAAAGCAATGTGCAAACTTACTGCAAACAG GCTCAATACAGGAGACAAATCAGTTACGATTACAACTGCAGCAAGCCCAGTCTGCACAGCTGATAAGCAACAACATGAACAAGACTTTGCAG GAAGAGCTAACCGAACTAAAGGAAGAAATTGCTTTATATGAATCTGCTGCCAAGCTTGGGGTGTTTCTGAATGACGCAAGTGGAGAACTTCATGTGGACATGACTGATTCTTATGTGGATTTGGGTATTAAAAAAGTCAACTGGAAAAAAGCAAGATTTCACAG TACTGTGCAGAATAGAGATTTGGATAAAGAATTTTCTAAAGATGAGCTCATCCTAGAGTTGAAAACTGAAATGGAACGTTTATTGGGCagtaacaaaatgaaaagaaatcagaTTTCTCAGTTACAAAATGATCTTAAAGACTGTCAGAGGACAACAGAAGAACTCAAGCAGCTGTTGAAAACAGATAAAACCGCAAACGAGAATGAG CCTAAAATAAGTAGTGTAGAAAATCTGACTGAAACCTTGTGGTCCACTCCATCTGCTTCTGataattatcttcaaaaagagCTTCTGAGACTTAGAAAGGTGAATCAGGATTTACAACAAGAAGCTGAG AACTATAGTTTATGTATTCAAGAACTTAAAGCAagtgaggaaaaattgaaaattgcAAACCAAGATCTGTGTAGTCAAATGAGACAAATGATTCAGGACTTGGATCGGGATAAACAGGAAGCTGTTGACAG GTGTGAAAGAACCTATCAGCAACACCATGAAGATACAATAGCCCAGCTTCGGGAAGACTTCATGGAGAGGCTTGCTGCAGAAAAAGAACAACTCATTCAGGCTTATGAAGAGACCATCTCACGGTTAAA GGCTGACATGGATGAGTTGAACAAGGAGATGACTGCAGTAAAGGAATGTTACATAGCAGTCTGTGGAGAGAAAGACGCACTGGAAACCACTTTGAGGAAGAAACTTGAACAAGAGCAGCAGTCAAAGGAAGAGAAG TTCAAGAAACAGTTattagaagaaaaagaagaatctCTTAACCATCTGAGGACTGAACTAGAAGAAAAGCACAGGAATTCTATTATAACAGCAAAAAGCCAATGGGTGAAAGAAAAAGAAGTCAATATTAAGCAGCAAGTGGAAAATGAAGTGGCATTAGCCAAAGTCCAGTGGGATAAGGAACAGAAAGAG ATCAAAGAACAAGCTATCCAGAAAATAGAAAGAGAGTGGCAAGGCAGACTGGATCGAACTCTAGAAGAAACTAAGAAAACTTTAGTTGAACTCCAAGATTGCGGCAGCCAAACTGACCAAGTAACCATAACAGATGAAACCTCAAGTAAGGAGATTGCAATGATGATTGAGGAGCAAAAATTGCAACTGGAGGAGGcactgaaagaaaaagagaaggctGTTAGAGAGGCCTTGAAAGAACTTGAAACAGAACTGGACAGGAAACATCATGAAAATATTGCCAATCAA GTAGAAACAGCTTTGACCAAAGCTCATGCTGGGTGGCTGAAAGAATTAACAGAACTTGAAGAATACAAAGCAAATCTAAAGGCAGAACGAGAGAAATGGGAGAAAGAATATGAAATCAATGCAGCAAAACAG CTATCGCTAGTTCTTTCAGCAGCTGAAGAGAAATGGAAGAAACAACTTGAGAACACAGAGAAATCTGGAGCCAGAACCAAAGAGCTTGAAGAGAAGATCCTTTCCCTTAGAAGGGAACTGGAACTAAAGAAAGAAGAAATCCCTGCAACTGTCaaagcagagctagcacaggcTCGTACTCAGTGGAACAAAGAAAAGCAAGAAGAAATCCTCCAGCTACAGGAACAAAATGAGCGAGACTACCGTTCATTCTTAGATGaccacagaaataaaataaatgaggtGCTTGTAACAGCCAAGGAAGATCTTGTGAAGCAGAAAAATGAATTGCTGATTCAGAAAGAGGCAGAACTTAAGATGTGTCTGGACCAAAAGCAACGAGAATGGGCAGCTCAGGAAACAAAGAGACTCCAAGAGGAAATTCACCAATATGAGGAGAAGATTCTAATTGAACTTGAGTTCCTGTTAGGAGAAATTCATGAAGAACTAGTCAAGAACAGAAATAATGAGCATACTTGGCAGAATACGTGTTCCAGTAGTGCCCTTCAGTTAAATCACCAATACAAGGAAAAGCTAAAGGCTTCCCTACAGAAGGCTTATAGATGCACAGTGCACACAATTCTAGAAAAAGCCAGGcaagaatggagagag AAACATGAAGAACTAGTCTTCAGTTTAAAAGAAACCGAGCATTCTTGTAAGCAAAACGGTGAAGGAGAAACTGGGGACCAGGCAAGACCACCTATGTATGATGTTGGACTCCAAGTAGAAATACAAAGAATATTAAGAAGGCAGCCACCTTTGCAAGACACAGAAATGGATAATG ATCAGAAATGTAAGAAAAGGAACCTTTGGTCTCATGAAGATTTTTGCCGTGACCACTGTTGCCAACAGCTTGAAACAAAGGAGAGAGAATGCCAGGATCTAAAAAGAAAGCTGGAGAAAGCCTGCAGGCACCTCCAGCTTGCAGTAAGGGAACACAAAGCTAAAGTAGAGCAAATCCAAG AAAATGAGAGAGTTCTAGAGGCTCTAATGGAAGAAAACTGTGAGATGAAGATGAAACTCAATGATCTGAAAACGTGCAATGCACCAcccag GTCATTGTCAGAGGGGGCTATTTCAAAACCTTGTACCTCCTGTGATGGTGTAAAAGGCTTGGAAGAAATGCGCTCACAGTATATTAAAGCTGTGGGCAAAATTAAGG GTGATATGCTTCGTTATATCCATGAAAGCAAAGAGAGGGCAGCTGAAATGATTAAAGCAGAGGTTTTAAGGGAACGTCAAGAGACTGCCCGGAAAATGCGCAAATACTACTTGATTTGTCTTCAGCAACTTCTCATTGATGATGGGAAACACGAAGG GGctgaaaagaaaataatgaatgCTGCTAGCAAGCTTGCTACAATGGCAAAAGTGCTTGAAACACCTGTTCGGAGCACACCGCAGAACAAAAATGCCCACTCAA CCCTGCCACTAAATTCTGAACTGCCAACTGGAGTTGAGCAATCAAAAAGAAATCACATTCATCAAACTAGGCTAGCCCATATGGAAAGCAAATCATGTGGTGAAAGTATTGCCAAAAAAGCCAGCGATCAAGTTGTTCAGAAACGTGTACCTTATAACTTAAGACAGCAGCTTGATGCAGTAGAGGCTGAAACACAGTTTGGGCTTTATGAAAGAGTGACTTCAAATATCCAAAGTAGCGGGAGCACTTCTAAACAGCCAGCTGATAATTCAAGAGACACTATGTTAGAATTTTGTCCTGCTGAAGATGGAGGAAGGCATAGAAATGGCTATGTCTCAAATACAGACCAAGGTCTGACAAATACTGCTAGCACTACAGCACTTCAAAAGGCATCCTCCTGTGTTCCTCAGGTGAAGTTTGGAAACACGCATACACCCAGCTCTATAAATAGCTTTTCCGACTCTGGGCCAGCTCATGTAATGTTTGAAAACCAGATTCAAAGACCAGTC
- the CEP152 gene encoding centrosomal protein of 152 kDa isoform X2, protein MSLDFDSGALQTQHEEEDEYDQEDYAREQELQQLLTDLPHDMLDDSGDQLSNYSDCSIQEDAEQAHEPWEHEARWNDHLLITNPQSGYEQGQNLYPEQFLYDQGNNHGETHASNWTDQHNTDKERCIYEIKEDYSDRQSEEDSDDVYLGRDGYKAPSHCQQNNVYHLPENFRPYTNGDTQELNNQQNKIVKFPDAPKEHLKQFGASEVANGQTVEHYKVTYKPYQNAIQQKIPITQDATGRNEVLEELQREFLGTEENLADNMQILQLQVLNKARERQLEELTEKMEKSAQQIRYLNHQLAMVKDEKDGLALSLQESQKLYQNGKEREVHLEGQIKALETQIQTLTANEEQLFKQSKVAELAMESMQQQLLELRRSDSLQRAREQHETIVAALKQKYEEQVLSLEQKLDATNSALQEQKDLCCNLREHVKQLERMLEESKLEKTEIINRLTRSLEESQKQCANLLQTGSIQETNQLRLQLQQAQSAQLISNNMNKTLQEELTELKEEIALYESAAKLGVFLNDASGELHVDMTDSYVDLGIKKVNWKKARFHSTVQNRDLDKEFSKDELILELKTEMERLLGSNKMKRNQISQLQNDLKDCQRTTEELKQLLKTDKTANENEPKISSVENLTETLWSTPSASDNYLQKELLRLRKVNQDLQQEAENYSLCIQELKASEEKLKIANQDLCSQMRQMIQDLDRDKQEAVDRCERTYQQHHEDTIAQLREDFMERLAAEKEQLIQAYEETISRLKADMDELNKEMTAVKECYIAVCGEKDALETTLRKKLEQEQQSKEEKFKKQLLEEKEESLNHLRTELEEKHRNSIITAKSQWVKEKEVNIKQQVENEVALAKVQWDKEQKEIKEQAIQKIEREWQGRLDRTLEETKKTLVELQDCGSQTDQVTITDETSSKEIAMMIEEQKLQLEEALKEKEKAVREALKELETELDRKHHENIANQVETALTKAHAGWLKELTELEEYKANLKAEREKWEKEYEINAAKQLSLVLSAAEEKWKKQLENTEKSGARTKELEEKILSLRRELELKKEEIPATVKAELAQARTQWNKEKQEEILQLQEQNERDYRSFLDDHRNKINEVLVTAKEDLVKQKNELLIQKEAELKMCLDQKQREWAAQETKRLQEEIHQYEEKILIELEFLLGEIHEELVKNRNNEHTWQNTCSSSALQLNHQYKEKLKASLQKAYRCTVHTILEKARQEWREKHEELVFSLKETEHSCKQNGEGETGDQARPPMYDVGLQVEIQRILRRQPPLQDTEMDNDQKCKKRNLWSHEDFCRDHCCQQLETKERECQDLKRKLEKACRHLQLAVREHKAKVEQIQENERVLEALMEENCEMKMKLNDLKTCNAPPRSLSEGAISKPCTSCDGVKGLEEMRSQYIKAVGKIKGDMLRYIHESKERAAEMIKAEVLRERQETARKMRKYYLICLQQLLIDDGKHEGAEKKIMNAASKLATMAKVLETPVRSTPQNKNAHSTLPLNSELPTGVEQSKRNHIHQTRLAHMESKSCGESIAKKASDQVVQKRVPYNLRQQLDAVEAETQFGLYERVTSNIQSSGSTSKQPADNSRDTMLEFCPAEDGGRHRNGYVSNTDQGLTNTASTTALQKASSCVPQVKFGNTHTPSSINSFSDSGPAHVMFENQIQRPVLNKFNCNQPNMYGEATSERTQGFDIQETPVREDGSSADWSSVSGSLHLDSGDMPFLYPVQKASSNAEAQHMACEQFPMTNLFPNADENVGTFCRQLTSKAKILGAKSEAILYSNEQLNVNPGHNSYRNAEKSNSDVSQQRNATPYSNIGKGYNQHSRKLILDAKSFQQDSGFDSPLSNLN, encoded by the exons ATGTCACTTGACTTTGACAGTGGAGCTCTGCAAACTCAACATGAAGAAGAAGATGAATATGACCAGGAGGACTACGCAAGAGAGCAAGAG TTGCAACAACTATTAACAGACCTTCCCCATGACATGCTGGATGATAGTGGAGACCAGCTCTCTAATTACTCTGATTGTAGCATACAAGAGGATGCAGAGCA agCACATGAACCCTGGGAACATGAGGCCAGGTGGAATGATCATCTGCTGATAACTAATCCCCAAAGT GGCTATGAACAGGGACAGAATTTGTATCCTGAACAGTTCCTGTATGACCAAGGAAATAATCATGGTGAAACACATGCCAGTAATTGGACTGACCAGCACAATACAGACAAGGAAAGATGCATTTACGAAATTAAAGAGGACTATTCTGATAGACAGAGTGAAGAGGATTCTGATGATGTGTATCTCGGCAGAGATGGGTATAAAGCACCAAGTCATTGCCAACAGAACAATGTATATCATCTCCCAGAAAATTTTAGACCATACACAAATGGCGATACACAGGAATTAAAtaaccaacaaaacaaaatagtaaaGTTTCCAGATGCTCCGAAGGAACATCTGAAG CAATTTGGTGCATCTGAAGTTGCTAACGGCCAAACTGTGGAACATTACAAAGTGACGTATAAACCATATCAAAATGCCATTCAGCAAAAAATCCCAATAACCCAAGATGCAACAGGAAGAAATGAAGTGCTTGAAGAGCTGCAACGGGAGTTTTTGGGTACTGAGGAGA ATTTGGCGGACAATATGCAGATTCTTCAACTTCAGGTTCTTAataaagcaagagagagacaacTGGAAGAACTTACTGAAAAGATGGAAAAGAGTGCACAGCAGATTAGGTATCTGAATCATCAGCTTGCAATGGTCAAAG aTGAAAAGGATGGCTTGGCACTCAGCCTCCAGGAATCCCAGAAACTGTATCAAAATGGAAAAGAACGGGAGGTACATCTTGAAGGTCAAATTAAAGCACTTGAAACCCAAATTCAAACTCTTACTGCCAATGAGGAGCAG CTATTCAAACAATCCAAAGTGGCAGAGTTAGCCATGGAAAgcatgcagcagcagctgttagAGCTTCGGCGTTCTGACTCTCTTCAGCGAGCCAGAGAACAGCATGAGACCATAGTTGCAGCCCTGAAGCAGAAGTATGAAGAGCAAGTATTGTCATTAGAACAGAAACTTGATGCTACAAACTCTGCACTGCAGGAGCAG AAGGATCTTTGCTGTAATCTAAGGGAACATGTGAAGCAACTCGAAAGAATGCTAGAAGAAAGCAAACTAGAAAAAACGGAGATAATCAATCGACTGACAAGGAGCCTAGAAGAAAGCCAAAAGCAATGTGCAAACTTACTGCAAACAG GCTCAATACAGGAGACAAATCAGTTACGATTACAACTGCAGCAAGCCCAGTCTGCACAGCTGATAAGCAACAACATGAACAAGACTTTGCAG GAAGAGCTAACCGAACTAAAGGAAGAAATTGCTTTATATGAATCTGCTGCCAAGCTTGGGGTGTTTCTGAATGACGCAAGTGGAGAACTTCATGTGGACATGACTGATTCTTATGTGGATTTGGGTATTAAAAAAGTCAACTGGAAAAAAGCAAGATTTCACAG TACTGTGCAGAATAGAGATTTGGATAAAGAATTTTCTAAAGATGAGCTCATCCTAGAGTTGAAAACTGAAATGGAACGTTTATTGGGCagtaacaaaatgaaaagaaatcagaTTTCTCAGTTACAAAATGATCTTAAAGACTGTCAGAGGACAACAGAAGAACTCAAGCAGCTGTTGAAAACAGATAAAACCGCAAACGAGAATGAG CCTAAAATAAGTAGTGTAGAAAATCTGACTGAAACCTTGTGGTCCACTCCATCTGCTTCTGataattatcttcaaaaagagCTTCTGAGACTTAGAAAGGTGAATCAGGATTTACAACAAGAAGCTGAG AACTATAGTTTATGTATTCAAGAACTTAAAGCAagtgaggaaaaattgaaaattgcAAACCAAGATCTGTGTAGTCAAATGAGACAAATGATTCAGGACTTGGATCGGGATAAACAGGAAGCTGTTGACAG GTGTGAAAGAACCTATCAGCAACACCATGAAGATACAATAGCCCAGCTTCGGGAAGACTTCATGGAGAGGCTTGCTGCAGAAAAAGAACAACTCATTCAGGCTTATGAAGAGACCATCTCACGGTTAAA GGCTGACATGGATGAGTTGAACAAGGAGATGACTGCAGTAAAGGAATGTTACATAGCAGTCTGTGGAGAGAAAGACGCACTGGAAACCACTTTGAGGAAGAAACTTGAACAAGAGCAGCAGTCAAAGGAAGAGAAG TTCAAGAAACAGTTattagaagaaaaagaagaatctCTTAACCATCTGAGGACTGAACTAGAAGAAAAGCACAGGAATTCTATTATAACAGCAAAAAGCCAATGGGTGAAAGAAAAAGAAGTCAATATTAAGCAGCAAGTGGAAAATGAAGTGGCATTAGCCAAAGTCCAGTGGGATAAGGAACAGAAAGAG ATCAAAGAACAAGCTATCCAGAAAATAGAAAGAGAGTGGCAAGGCAGACTGGATCGAACTCTAGAAGAAACTAAGAAAACTTTAGTTGAACTCCAAGATTGCGGCAGCCAAACTGACCAAGTAACCATAACAGATGAAACCTCAAGTAAGGAGATTGCAATGATGATTGAGGAGCAAAAATTGCAACTGGAGGAGGcactgaaagaaaaagagaaggctGTTAGAGAGGCCTTGAAAGAACTTGAAACAGAACTGGACAGGAAACATCATGAAAATATTGCCAATCAA GTAGAAACAGCTTTGACCAAAGCTCATGCTGGGTGGCTGAAAGAATTAACAGAACTTGAAGAATACAAAGCAAATCTAAAGGCAGAACGAGAGAAATGGGAGAAAGAATATGAAATCAATGCAGCAAAACAG CTATCGCTAGTTCTTTCAGCAGCTGAAGAGAAATGGAAGAAACAACTTGAGAACACAGAGAAATCTGGAGCCAGAACCAAAGAGCTTGAAGAGAAGATCCTTTCCCTTAGAAGGGAACTGGAACTAAAGAAAGAAGAAATCCCTGCAACTGTCaaagcagagctagcacaggcTCGTACTCAGTGGAACAAAGAAAAGCAAGAAGAAATCCTCCAGCTACAGGAACAAAATGAGCGAGACTACCGTTCATTCTTAGATGaccacagaaataaaataaatgaggtGCTTGTAACAGCCAAGGAAGATCTTGTGAAGCAGAAAAATGAATTGCTGATTCAGAAAGAGGCAGAACTTAAGATGTGTCTGGACCAAAAGCAACGAGAATGGGCAGCTCAGGAAACAAAGAGACTCCAAGAGGAAATTCACCAATATGAGGAGAAGATTCTAATTGAACTTGAGTTCCTGTTAGGAGAAATTCATGAAGAACTAGTCAAGAACAGAAATAATGAGCATACTTGGCAGAATACGTGTTCCAGTAGTGCCCTTCAGTTAAATCACCAATACAAGGAAAAGCTAAAGGCTTCCCTACAGAAGGCTTATAGATGCACAGTGCACACAATTCTAGAAAAAGCCAGGcaagaatggagagag AAACATGAAGAACTAGTCTTCAGTTTAAAAGAAACCGAGCATTCTTGTAAGCAAAACGGTGAAGGAGAAACTGGGGACCAGGCAAGACCACCTATGTATGATGTTGGACTCCAAGTAGAAATACAAAGAATATTAAGAAGGCAGCCACCTTTGCAAGACACAGAAATGGATAATG ATCAGAAATGTAAGAAAAGGAACCTTTGGTCTCATGAAGATTTTTGCCGTGACCACTGTTGCCAACAGCTTGAAACAAAGGAGAGAGAATGCCAGGATCTAAAAAGAAAGCTGGAGAAAGCCTGCAGGCACCTCCAGCTTGCAGTAAGGGAACACAAAGCTAAAGTAGAGCAAATCCAAG AAAATGAGAGAGTTCTAGAGGCTCTAATGGAAGAAAACTGTGAGATGAAGATGAAACTCAATGATCTGAAAACGTGCAATGCACCAcccag GTCATTGTCAGAGGGGGCTATTTCAAAACCTTGTACCTCCTGTGATGGTGTAAAAGGCTTGGAAGAAATGCGCTCACAGTATATTAAAGCTGTGGGCAAAATTAAGG GTGATATGCTTCGTTATATCCATGAAAGCAAAGAGAGGGCAGCTGAAATGATTAAAGCAGAGGTTTTAAGGGAACGTCAAGAGACTGCCCGGAAAATGCGCAAATACTACTTGATTTGTCTTCAGCAACTTCTCATTGATGATGGGAAACACGAAGG GGctgaaaagaaaataatgaatgCTGCTAGCAAGCTTGCTACAATGGCAAAAGTGCTTGAAACACCTGTTCGGAGCACACCGCAGAACAAAAATGCCCACTCAA CCCTGCCACTAAATTCTGAACTGCCAACTGGAGTTGAGCAATCAAAAAGAAATCACATTCATCAAACTAGGCTAGCCCATATGGAAAGCAAATCATGTGGTGAAAGTATTGCCAAAAAAGCCAGCGATCAAGTTGTTCAGAAACGTGTACCTTATAACTTAAGACAGCAGCTTGATGCAGTAGAGGCTGAAACACAGTTTGGGCTTTATGAAAGAGTGACTTCAAATATCCAAAGTAGCGGGAGCACTTCTAAACAGCCAGCTGATAATTCAAGAGACACTATGTTAGAATTTTGTCCTGCTGAAGATGGAGGAAGGCATAGAAATGGCTATGTCTCAAATACAGACCAAGGTCTGACAAATACTGCTAGCACTACAGCACTTCAAAAGGCATCCTCCTGTGTTCCTCAGGTGAAGTTTGGAAACACGCATACACCCAGCTCTATAAATAGCTTTTCCGACTCTGGGCCAGCTCATGTAATGTTTGAAAACCAGATTCAAAGACCAGTC